The genomic window TGGCTCATCAACTGGAGGACCACCAGTAGTTACTGAAATTATTTCAAAACTACCTAAAAGAATGCCCCCAATATTTGTAGTTCAACACATGCCTGAAGGTTTTACAAAATTGTTTGCTGATAGGATTGATAGAGTGTCAAAATTAAAAGCTAAAGAAGCTGAGCATGGAGAGAGAGTTCAGCCAGGTTATGTTTATGTAGCTCCTGGAGATTACCACATGTTATTAAAAAAGAGAGGTAGTGAAGTCTATATTATCTTAGATAACAAGATGCCAAAGGTTAATGGTACAAGGCCTGCTGTTGATGTGACTGCTGATTCAGTAGCTAATGTATATGGAGGTAGAGCTGTTGGTGTGATTTTAACAGGTATTGGAAGAGATGGAGCTTATGGATTTAAAAAGATAAAAGAAAAAGGAGGAAAAATAATAGCTCAAAATAAAGAAACATGTGTTGTCTTTGGTATGCCAAAAGCTGTTATTGAGATGGGGATAGCTGATGCAATATTACCTCCATCAGAGATACCCCCCACTATAGTTAAGTTCTGTAAGGAGATTTTAGGGGGATAATGTATGGCAGAAATTATGGAAGAGTATTTAGATGTATTTGTTGAAGAAGCTGAAGAGCATATTCAAAAAATAAATGAGTGTTTATTAGAATTAGAAAAAAATCCTGACAATTTAAATTTAGTTCATGAAATATTTAGATCAGCTCATACTATAAAAGGAGGAGCTAGAACTGTAGGTTTAACTCATATATCTGAACTTACTCACCACATGGAGGATATATTAGATCAAATAAGAAATGGTAGAATTCCTGTAACTTCTGAAATTGTAGATTTACTTTTTGAATGTTTAGATGCTTTAGAAACAATGTTAGAAGAAGTGAAATCAGGAGAATATGAAACATCTATTGATTATAATGCAATTATTGAAAAAATTAAAAATATGAAAGATAAGTATTTAGGTGGAGCTCCTCCTACTGAAGAAGAAAAGAAAGAAGAGGCTAAAGAAGAGAAAAAAGAAAAAGAAGAAACTAAAGAGGAAAAGGAAGAAGTTAAAGAGGAAAAAAAGCCAGTAAAAAAAATTATTAAAATTAAATATAAATCTCCAAAGACAAAGGTTAAAGTAAAGAAGGTAGTTAAACAGCAAGTGGAAATAGAGCTTGAGGAGATTTCTGAGGATATATCTGAAATAATAGAAGGTATTAAAAAACCATTAGAAATCTTTTATTCACTTAATGAAAAACTAAACAATGAATATTTAAAATCTATTTTAGACACTATCAAAGAATATATTGATAAAGTTTCATCTAAAGAGATAAAAATTACAAAAAAGGTTTATGACACCTTAAATTATATAACAAAAGTTTTAGAAGATGTTGCTAAATGTTTAGAAGAAGGTAGTGATTTAAAAGAAATAGTCAATTTAGATGAACTTAAAAATAAAATAGAGGAGAGTTTTAAAACAAAAGAAATTAAGGAAATAGAAAGTGTTGAAGAAATTGAAGTTGAGTTAGATCATGAAAAATTTGATCTTAGTGAGTTTGCTAGTCTAATTAAAGAAAAATTAGAAAGTGGATACAAGCTCTATCATTTAAAGGCTAAAGTAGAAGATGCTTGTGAATTAAAATCAGCAAGATTGGCAATATTATTAACAAGATTAAAAAGTGTTGGGGAACTTTTATTATCAATACCAACAGAAGCTGAATTAAAAGAGAAAACTTTTGAAGAATTAGAAGCAATGTTTTTATCTGAAAAAGATGTAGATGAAATAAAAAAATCATTAGAGATGCCTGAAATTGAATATATAGCTATATCCCCAGTAGATATTGAATTTGAAGAGGAGGTTATAGAAGCTAAAGAAGAAGAAATTGTTGAGGAAGAACCTGTCCCAGATGCTTATAAGATTGAAGTAATATTAGATGAAGAATGTCTTTTAAGAGCTGTTAGGGCTTATATGGTAATAAAAGAGCTAAGAGAGTTAGGAGAGGTTGTTAAAACTAATCCTCCATTAGAGAGTATAGAGAATGGGGAATTTAATGGATTAAGATTTACTATATATTTCAAACCTAAAGAAGGTGTTGAAGTAGATGATATAAAAGAAACTGTAATGGGAATTCCAGAAATAAAAGAAGTTAATGTTATCCCACCTGGTGAGCAAGTAGAGGAGAAAAAGGAAGAAGCTAAAGAAGAGAAAAAAGAAAAAGAAGAGACTAAAGAGGAGAAAAAAGAAGAGGCTAAAGAAAAACAAATACAACAAATACAAGCAGCTGCAAAAAAAGAAAGTAAGAAATCAACACAAACAATTAGAATTAACATTGAAAAGCTTGATAAGTTAATGAACTTGGTTGGAGAACTTGTTATTACAAGAGCTAATTTTGCTCAAATAGCAAACAAATATCAGATAAAAGAATTAAACAATGCTGTTAATAGGCTGAGTATGTTAATTAATGAATTGCAAGAAGAAGTCATGGCAATGAGAATGGTTCCTGTGTCATACGTTTTTAACAGATTTCCTAGGATGGTTAGGGATCTTGCTAAAGCATTAAATAAAGAAGTTGAATTGATAATGGAAGGAACAGATATTGAGTTAGATAGAACAGTTTTAGATGAACTAGCAGAACCTCTAGTTCATTTAATTAGAAATGCAATAGACCATGGTATTGAACCTCCTGAAGAGAGAGAAAAATTAGGAAAACCAAGAAAAGGTAGATTAAGATTAGCAGCTATTAGAGAAAGAGATCATGTAAATATTATAGTAGAAGATGATGGTAGGGGTATAGATCCAGAAAAAGTTAAGAAGAAAGCTATTGAAAGAGGATTAATTACTGAAGAAGAAGCAAAAAAGATGTCAGACCATGAGATTATTAATTTAATTTTCTTACCTGGTTTTAGTACTAAGGAGCAAGTGTCTGAGGTTTCTGGTAGAGGAGTGGGGATGGATGTTGTTAAAACAAAGATAGAATCTTTAGGAGGTTCAGTTGTTGTATATTCTGAAAAGGGGAAAGGGACAAGAGTTGTTTTGAAATTACCATTAACAATGGCTATAATTACAGCATTATTAATGAAACTTTCTGACCAAGTTTATGCTATCCCTATAACAAGTGTTTTAGATGTTACAAGAATTGAAAAATCTGAAGTAAAAAATATTGAAGGAACTAATGCTATTATATATAGAGATGAAATAATTCCTGTGATATGGTTAAAAGATTTCTTAGGATTCTCTCACCTACCTGATCCACCAGGGGATGAGCTAGTTATAGTTGTTATTGAAAGAAGTAATGGGAAGTTAGGGGTAGTGGTTGATGATGTTATAGGTAGGGAAGACATTGTTGTAAAAACACTTACTGGCATGCTTAAAAACATTCCTGGGCTTGCGGGAGCTACTATTTTAGGAGATGGTAGGGTAGCTCTGATATTAGATTTAAGCAATGCATAATATTTTCTTTTTTAGGGGATTTATATGGTTATAAGGGTTAGGATAGGGGGGTTGGAAGTGGCGAGGTCTCCTGAAGTATTAGAAACACTTTTGGGTTCATGTGTAGCTATTATGCTATATGATAAAGGTAAAAAGATTGGAGGAATGGCACATTCTGTTTTACCTGAAGCTAAAAATGAAAAAGTTACTGATCCTGGAAAATATGTAAATACGGCAATCCCCGCATTAATTACAAAACTAGCTGTTAATGGGGCTAGAACTAATAAGCTAATAGCTAAGCTTGCTGGTGGAGCTAATATGTTTAAAACATCAAAAAATTCTATAAATGTTGGAGAAAAAAATGTAGAAACTGCAAAAAGGCTGTTAAAACAATATAACATTCCATTAGTAGGTGAAGATACAGGAGGAAATAGAAGTAGAATTGTTAGATTTTACTTAAAAACAGGTGATGTTGAAGTTAGAAAAGGTGGGGAAACTATTATTATTTAACTTTCTATAGGATATCCTTTCTCTTTCCAAGCTTTTATTCCTCCTTCCATATTATAAACATCATATCCTTCCTTCTTTAATAACCAATAAGCTGAAGGACTAGTGAATCCCATGTTACAATAAACAACTATTTTTTTATCTTTTGGAATTTTATCTAAATTATTCTTTAATTCATTTATTGGGATATAAATAGAGTTTGGAATTTTCCCTAAATACTTATCTCTGGGAACCACATATATGAATAGATAATCTTT from Methanocaldococcus villosus KIN24-T80 includes these protein-coding regions:
- a CDS encoding protein-glutamate methylesterase/protein-glutamine glutaminase — its product is MRKVLSDILNSDPEIEVVGTAKDGVEAVEMTLKLKPDVITMDVEMPRMNGLEAVKKIMELCPTPIVMVSALTTEGSRITFEALEAGAVDFIPKPSGSISLDIRKIGDELIRKVKAAAKAKVVKITPKVAKPEVEKKPEAKSEVVSIPKAQEVIEDLPYPDDILKTMCVIIGSSTGGPPVVTEIISKLPKRMPPIFVVQHMPEGFTKLFADRIDRVSKLKAKEAEHGERVQPGYVYVAPGDYHMLLKKRGSEVYIILDNKMPKVNGTRPAVDVTADSVANVYGGRAVGVILTGIGRDGAYGFKKIKEKGGKIIAQNKETCVVFGMPKAVIEMGIADAILPPSEIPPTIVKFCKEILGG
- a CDS encoding chemotaxis protein CheW, yielding MAEIMEEYLDVFVEEAEEHIQKINECLLELEKNPDNLNLVHEIFRSAHTIKGGARTVGLTHISELTHHMEDILDQIRNGRIPVTSEIVDLLFECLDALETMLEEVKSGEYETSIDYNAIIEKIKNMKDKYLGGAPPTEEEKKEEAKEEKKEKEETKEEKEEVKEEKKPVKKIIKIKYKSPKTKVKVKKVVKQQVEIELEEISEDISEIIEGIKKPLEIFYSLNEKLNNEYLKSILDTIKEYIDKVSSKEIKITKKVYDTLNYITKVLEDVAKCLEEGSDLKEIVNLDELKNKIEESFKTKEIKEIESVEEIEVELDHEKFDLSEFASLIKEKLESGYKLYHLKAKVEDACELKSARLAILLTRLKSVGELLLSIPTEAELKEKTFEELEAMFLSEKDVDEIKKSLEMPEIEYIAISPVDIEFEEEVIEAKEEEIVEEEPVPDAYKIEVILDEECLLRAVRAYMVIKELRELGEVVKTNPPLESIENGEFNGLRFTIYFKPKEGVEVDDIKETVMGIPEIKEVNVIPPGEQVEEKKEEAKEEKKEKEETKEEKKEEAKEKQIQQIQAAAKKESKKSTQTIRINIEKLDKLMNLVGELVITRANFAQIANKYQIKELNNAVNRLSMLINELQEEVMAMRMVPVSYVFNRFPRMVRDLAKALNKEVELIMEGTDIELDRTVLDELAEPLVHLIRNAIDHGIEPPEEREKLGKPRKGRLRLAAIRERDHVNIIVEDDGRGIDPEKVKKKAIERGLITEEEAKKMSDHEIINLIFLPGFSTKEQVSEVSGRGVGMDVVKTKIESLGGSVVVYSEKGKGTRVVLKLPLTMAIITALLMKLSDQVYAIPITSVLDVTRIEKSEVKNIEGTNAIIYRDEIIPVIWLKDFLGFSHLPDPPGDELVIVVIERSNGKLGVVVDDVIGREDIVVKTLTGMLKNIPGLAGATILGDGRVALILDLSNA
- a CDS encoding chemotaxis protein CheD, whose translation is MVIRVRIGGLEVARSPEVLETLLGSCVAIMLYDKGKKIGGMAHSVLPEAKNEKVTDPGKYVNTAIPALITKLAVNGARTNKLIAKLAGGANMFKTSKNSINVGEKNVETAKRLLKQYNIPLVGEDTGGNRSRIVRFYLKTGDVEVRKGGETIII